A genomic region of Elaeis guineensis isolate ETL-2024a chromosome 9, EG11, whole genome shotgun sequence contains the following coding sequences:
- the LOC105033745 gene encoding disease resistance protein RPP8: MLEHCRGLPLAIVVLGGVLATKKTPGEWEAVYNDICSSLDRGKYCNQPYKEVYDVLALSYDDLPYHLKPCFLHLGNFPEDYEIPTEKLYHMWIAEGLVTQSDVSGPGSLEDAAERYLNNLVQRSMVQLGKKSTRGRIKTCHLHDLARDMCLERVKEENFLQIIGHNASATEELSASPPIIQSRSRRLAVYLGQNVRGHLGESTSEADPHLRSLLLFHVGEFQEECRKWVRAICNDLQLLRVLDLEGLRIKGSFPKVVKKLIHLRYLSLKDASITKLPSSIGELRYLLTLDLRVQDEILIPNVLWKLRRLRHLYLPRKYKTGKKDGKFQLHTLSYLMTLENVNMDTLREQDLLELSNIRRLSVVNGLHSKESLESILQSKSMKSGRLRSMDLTFDDSNIPNEVPNILSSCQNLHRLEFRYRHNRFWHPGYPITSINLSSEMLPESLTSLVFYFGELLHDPMPIVGKLPRLRFFALHVCFRGSKMVCSGEDFPQLAHLILDGLFDLREWVVEKGAFPNLAKIEIWNCPIQRFPDVLPITLEIATNRKIPGIKRYKLEPGLIDDEWDDTAS; the protein is encoded by the coding sequence ATGTTAGAACACTGCCGCGGTCTTCCGTTGGCTATTGTTGTGCTCGGAGGAGTTTTGGCGACAAAGAAGACACCAGGGGAGTGGGAGGCTGTGTACAATGATATCTGTTCATCTTTGGACAGGGGCAAGTACTGCAACCAACCATATAAGGAGGTGTATGATGTATTGGCATTGAGCTATGACGATTTGCCATATCATCTAAAGCCTTGCTTCCTTCATTTGGGAAACTTCCCAGAAGACTATGAAATACCCACAGAGAAGCTATATCATATGTGGATCGCTGAAGGTCTTGTGACACAGAGTGACGTTTCAGGACCGGGGTCTTTGGAGGATGCTGCGGAGCGCTATTTGAATAACCTGGTCCAGAGAAGCATGGTTCAGCTGGGCAAAAAGAGTACAAGAGGAAGAATAAAAACATGTCATCTCCATGACCTTGCACGAGACATGTGCCTGGAGAGAGTAAAAGAAGAAAACTTTCTTCAGATAATTGGTCATAATGCCTCTGCCACTGAGGAATTGAGTGCGTCCCCTCCCATAATACAAAGTAGATCCCGTCGACTAGCTGTTTATTTGGGTCAAAATGTGCGTGGCCATCTTGGCGAGTCTACATCTGAAGCGGATCCACACCTGAGAAGCCTCTTGCTCTTCCATGTAGGTGAGTTCCAGGAAGAATGTCGGAAGTGGGTAAGAGCCATATGCAATGACCTGCAGTTGCTTCGTGTCTTGGATCTCGAAGGACTTCGCATCAAGGGGAGTTTTCCTAAAGTAGTGAAAAAGTTAATCCACTTGAGATACCTGAGCTTGAAGGATGCTTCCATCACTAAACTACCATCATCCATTGGCGAGCTAAGGTATCTACTGACCCTTGATCTACGAGTTCAGGATGAAATTTTGATACCCAATGTGTTGTGGAAGTTGAGACGATTGAGACATCTATATCTTCCAAGAAAGTATAAAACTGGAAAAAAGGATGGAAAATTCCAGCTTCACACACTAAGTTACTTGATGACACTAGAGAACGTAAACATGGATACATTGAGAGAGCAGGACCTATTGGAATTGAGTAACATCAGGAGGCTTTCAGTCGTGAATGGATTACACAGCAAGGAAAGCTTGGAGTCAATCCTCCAATCCAAAAGCATGAAATCAGGACGTCTTCGAAGCATGGACCTTACATTTGACGATTCCAACATACCAAATGAGGTGCCAAATATCCTGTCAAGCTGCCAAAATCTTCACAGACTGGAATTCCGTTACAGGCACAATAGATTCTGGCACCCCGGATATCCAATAACTTCGATAAACCTGTCCTCCGAAATGCTACCTGAGAGTTTGACATCCTTAGTGTTCTATTTTGGTGAACTTTTACATGACCCAATGCCAATCGTAGGGAAGCTTCCTCGCCTACGATTCTTCGCTTTGCACGTATGCTTTCGTGGGTCGAAGATGGTCTGTTCAGGTGAAGATTTCCCTCAGCTCGCTCACTTAATACTTGATGGCTTGTTCGACCTAAGGGAGTGGGTGGTGGAGAAGGGAGCCTTCCCTAATCTTGCCAAGATTGAGATATGGAATTGTCCCATTCAAAGGTTCCCAGATGTTCTGCCCATAACACTTGAGATTGCCACCAATAGAAAGATACCGGGAATCAAGAGGTATAAGCTTGAGCCTGGTTTGATTGATGATGAGTGGGATGACACAGCAAGTTAG
- the LOC140851482 gene encoding putative disease resistance protein At1g50180, translating into MAESIVQSAAQTIGNLLVEEAKYLYAVSDQIKRLEEELEWMQLFLKDAAGRQHDDAVVRKWVSKIKEFAYEAEDILEKYILRVSLRRQDGFWNMLKWFSCIFRDAAALHEVGSDVDDLTQKISFLTSRMTTYGVNIRAGVSSSSSYAKRMELRRTFSHIVEEDDTVGLESDSKTLVDRLVNQECKIVAVSGMGGLGKTTLAKKVYHHPTIRRHFHAFSWVHVSQQFQTKNVLKEILLDLTPKTESGEGQRNRIKGLSESELPGEVYKVLKEEPYLVVLDDVWTQEDWKRLQPAFR; encoded by the coding sequence ATGGCGGAGTCCATCGTCCAATCAGCTGCCCAGACTATTGGGAATCTACTGGTTGAAGAAGCAAAATACTTGTATGCAGTGAGTGATCAGATCAAGAGGCTTGAAGAAGAACTTGAATGGATGCAACTTTTCTTGAAGGATGCGGCTGGAAGACAGCATGATGATGCAGTGGTTCGCAAGTGGgtttctaaaatcaaagaatttGCTTATGAAGCTGAGGATATCCTTGAGAAGTACATCCTCAGAGTCTCCTTGAGAAGGCaagatggcttttggaacatGCTCAAATGGTTCTCTTGCATCTTCAGGGATGCTGCAGCTCTCCATGAAGTTGGCTCCGATGTCGATGATTTAACGCAAAAGATCTCCTTCCTGACATCCAGGATGACGACGTACGGTGTGAACATTAGAGCCGGAGTGAGCAGCTCATCATCCTATGCTAAGCGAATGGAGCTCAGGCGAACTTTCTCCCATATTGTTGAGGAAGATGACACTGTTGGGCTGGAGAGTGACTCAAAAACATTGGTGGACCGGCTAGTGAATCAAGAATGCAAGATTGTTGCCGTCTCGGGGATGGGTGGTTTGGGTAAAACCACCCTTGCAAAGAAGGTCTACCATCACCCTACGATCAGGCGACACTTCCATGCTTTCTCCTGGGTTCATGTGTCTCAACAGTTTCAAACCAAGAATGTTTTGAAAGAAATTCTACTTGACCTTACACCAAAAACCGAAAGTGGTGAGGGTCAAAGGAATCGGATCAAGGGACTAAGTGAGTCAGAGCTTCCTGGCGAGGTCTACAAAGTGCTAAAAGAGGAGCCTTATTTGGTAGTTCTTGATGATGTTTGGACCCAAGAAGATTGGAAGAGGCTGCAACCTGCTTTCCGATAA